The Canis lupus familiaris isolate Mischka breed German Shepherd chromosome X, alternate assembly UU_Cfam_GSD_1.0, whole genome shotgun sequence genome has a segment encoding these proteins:
- the PDZD4 gene encoding PDZ domain-containing protein 4 isoform X1, producing the protein MSRMVWPETPPGPSGGSSRSEAVGTQGRTGRRQVNGKELSKLSQEQTLEALRSSKEPLVIQVLRRSPRLRGDSSCHDLQLVDSGTQTDITFEHLMALGKLRPPTPPMAILEPYVLSELPPISHEYYDPAEFMEGGPQEADRMDELEYEEVELYKTSHRDKLGLMVCYRTDDEEDLGIYVGEVNPNSIAAKDGRIREGDRIIQINGVDVQNREEAVAILSQEENTNISLLVARPESQLAKRWKDSDRDDFLDDFGSEHEGDLRARKVKSPPAQQLGNEEEKGVPDAGPGLSNSQELDSGVGRTDESTRTEESSEHDLLGDEPASAANTPGALRKSRDLHFSMDSLLAEGAGLGGGDVPGLTDEEYERYRELLEIKGHLENGNQLGLLFPRASAGNGALDVNRNESLGHEMAMLEEELRHLEFKCRNILRAQKMQQLRERCMKAWLLEEESLYDLGAGEPKKHELSDISELPEKSDKDSTSAYNTGESCRSTPLLAEPLPESPLRRAAAATGNSNLNRPPSGPAVAAHPKAAAAPQGSPAKFRSLSREPEVGRRPHPEERVRRSPKTGAALERVGPEGSPYLARRHRGQGQEAEHYHSCVQLAPPRGLEELGHGPLGLAGGPRVGGAVAATEAPRMEWKVKVRSDGTRYVAKRPVRDRLLKARALKIREERSGMTTDDDAVSEMKMGRYWSKEERKQHLIRAREQRKRREFMMQSRLECLREQQNGDSKAELNIIALSHRKTMKKRNKKILDNWITIQEMLAHGTRSADGKRVYNPLLSVTTV; encoded by the exons ATGTCCCGGATGGTGTGGCCTGAGACGCCCCCGGGGCCAAGTGGCGGGAGTTCAAGGTCGGAGGCAGTCGGGACCCAGGGGCGGACCGGGCGCAGACAG GTGAACGGGAAGGAGCTCTCCAAGCTGTCTCAGGAGCAAACCCTGGAGGCCCTGCGCTCCTCCAAGGAGCCTCTGGTGATCCAGGTGCTGAGACGCAGCCCCCGCCTCCGGGGGGACAGCTCATGCCATGACCTGCAGCTGGTGGACAGTGGCACCCAAACCGACATCACCTTTGAGCATCTCATGGCGCTGGGCAAGCTGCGCCCGCCCACCCCGCCCATGGCCATCCTGGAGCCGTACGTCCTGTCTGAGCT CCCCCCCATCAGCCATGAGTATTATGACCCGGCGGAGTTCATGGAGGGCGGCCCGCAGGAGGCAGACCGTATGGACGAGCTGGAGTATGAG GAGGTGGAGCTGTACAAGACCAGCCACCGGGACAAGCTAGGCCTCATGGTCTGCTACCGTACGGATGATGAGGAGGACCTGGGCATCTATGTTGGAGAG GTGAACCCCAACAGCATTGCAGCCAAAGACGGCCGGATCCGTGAGGGAGACCGTATCATCCAG ATAAATGGTGTGGACGTCCAGAACCGGGAAGAGGCGGTGGCCATTCTGAGCCAGGAGGAGAACACCAACATCTCCCTGCTGGTGGCCCGGCCTGAgagccag CTGGCAAAGCGGTGGAAGGACAGTGACCGGGATGACTTTCTGGATGACTTTGGCTCCGAGCATGAGGGGGACCTGCGTGCACGGAAGGTGAAATCGCCCCCTGCCCAGCAG CTTGGCAACGAAGAGGAGAAAGGGGTCCCCGATGCGGGCCCGGGCCTGAGCAACAGCCAGGAGCTGGACAGTGGGGTGGGCCGCACGGACGAGAGCACCCGCACGGAGGAGAGCTCCGAGCACGACCTGCTGGGCGACGAGCCCGCCAGCGCGGCCAACACACCCGGGGCCCTGCGCAAGAGCCGCGACCTCCACTTCAGCATGGACTCCCTGCTGGCCGAGGGGGCCGGCCTGGGGGGCGGCGACGTCCCGGGCCTCACCGACGAGGAGTACGAGCGCTACCGCGAGCTGCTGGAGATCAAGGGCCACCTGGAGAACGGCAACCAGCTGGGCCTGCTCTTCCCCCGCGCGTCGGCGGGCAACGGCGCCCTGGACGTGAACCGCAACGAGAGCCTGGGCCACGAGATGGCCATGCTGGAGGAGGAGCTGCGGCACCTGGAGTTCAAGTGCCGGAACATCCTGCGGGCGCAGAAGATGCAGCAGCTGCGGGAGCGCTGCATGAAGGCCTGGCTGCTGGAGGAGGAGAGTCTCTACGACCTGGGGGCCGGCGAGCCCAAGAAGCACGAGCTGTCCGACATCTCCGAGCTGCCCGAGAAGTCGGACAAGGACAGCACCAGCGCCTACAACACGGGGGAGAGCTGCCGCAGCACCCCGCTGCTCGCGGAGCCCCTGCCCGAGAGCCCCCTGCGgcgggccgccgccgccaccggCAACTCCAACCTGAACCGGCCCCCCTCGGGCCCCGCCGTGGCCGCCCACCCCaaggccgccgccgccccgcagGGGAGCCCCGCCAAGTTCCGCTCCCTGTCGCGCGAGCCCGAGGTGGGCCGGAGACCGCACCCGGAGGAGCGCGTCCGCCGAAGCCCCAAGACGGGCGCCGCCCTGGAGCGCGTGGGCCCCGAAGGCAGCCCCTACCTGGCCCGGCGCCACCGCGGCCAGGGCCAGGAGGCCGAGCACTACCACAGCTGCGTGCAGCTGGCCCCGCCGCGCGGCCTGGAGGAGCTGGGCCACGGCCCCCTGGGTCTGGCCGGCGGCCCCCGGGTGGGCGGGGCCGTGGCGGCCACCGAGGCGCCCCGCATGGAGTGGAAGGTCAAGGTGCGCAGCGACGGGACCCGCTACGTGGCCAAGCGGCCGGTGCGCGATCGCCTCCTCAAGGCCCGGGCCCTGAAGATCCGGGAGGAGCGCAGCGGCATGACCACGGATGACGACGCGGTGAGCGAGATGAAGATGGGCCGCTACTGGAGCAAGGAGGAGCGCAAGCAGCACCTGATCCGCGCCCGGGAGCAGCGGAAGCGGCGCGAGTTCATGATGCAGAGCCGGCTGGAGTGCCTGCGGGAGCAGCAGAACGGCGACAGCAAGGCCGAGCTCAACATCATCGCCTTGAGCCACCGCAAAACCATGAAGAAGCGGAACAAGAAGATCCTGGACAACTGGATCACCATCCAGGAGATGCTGGCGCACGGCACTCGCTCCGCCGACGGCAAGCGCGTCTACAACCCTCTGCTCTCCGTCACCACTGTGTGA